In Thermoplasmatales archaeon, the genomic stretch TTCCTATAATTTTACATACTTTTTTGTAAACATCTTCATCTTTTTTTGTTTTTTTGAAATCGCTAACTGACGAAAATATATTTCTAAAATATTTTTTAATTCCAAGAAAATCTGTCTCTATCTCTATAAATTTGTGAGATGCGTTTGAAAGTATTATCAATTCATATTTTTTGCTAAATTTTTCAAGAATTTCTGAAGCATCGGTGTAGAGGTATAACTTTTCTATACAGCTTTTAAGAATATCTTCCGATTTTGCATTCAAATCAAATTTTTCTATCCAATAGTCGAGATCATACCATTCAAGTGCTTCTGGTCCAATCTTTAAATATTCCTTTTCCACATATTCCCTTGCCTCCTCAAAAGATATACCATACCTACTTGCATATATCTCTGGAATTCTTTCCAGCCATACAGCATCTACATAATCCGTTGATACAAGTGTTCCATCTAAATCAAATGATATAACCTTCATTCTATCAACAAATAGAAATTTCCTTCCCATTCAAATATTTTTATTTCCTTTCCTTTCTCCCAATTTTTTGGTTTATTAAAGAAAATTGTCCTATATGTTTTTTCATCCATTACATATATTCCTTTTTCATCCTCATGAATTAACAATCCTTTCCTCTTATTTACATCAACTTTATTTGCAAAATACATATCATTTTTATGTATCGCTTTTCTTTCTCCTCCTAATCCTTCAATTTCTATCTTTTTTCCTATTGATACTATCCTATATAGGTTACCCTCAAATTTTATAAAATCATTTTTTTTATATCCTGGCAACCTTATAAGATGTGTATCTCTATAAACCTTTCTTCCATTTTTCAATCCAAAAAGAGATGATGAAAAAATGTGCTCCGCATCAAATTCTTTCTTTAATTCTTTTGCTATATGTGATGCAACTTTTTTATTTCCTATATAATAATCTATCCCCCCTCTTACCTTCACTTTTTTTGATATAAATGATTTTTCTGTATCAACATTACTTTTGATAAATTCATCTATAATCTTTCCCTCTTCTTCATCAGCACCTCTTATCTGTAAAATTGCCTCATAATATCCTCCCCTGAATAAAGAGCATTGATTGCATAAAGATTCCTTTATTTTTATTTTTATCTCCTTTTCTTTTAAAATTTCTCTACCCTCAAAAAAACCCTTGCATGCTACTACATTATCTTCCATATCAATTTCAAAAGATATGTTTGTTTTTATATTCTTTCTTATATAATCCTTAATATCTTCCTCAAAATTTCCTCTAAGCCATTTATCATTTATTTTATATGCATCACAACCTCTGCAAAAGGTTATTTTTATCTCATCGGGTATTTTTATCAATTCTTTTTTCAAATAGCAATCAAGGCATAAGCCATCATATGTTTTTCCTTCCTTACCGCATTCAACGCAGAACATATTAAATTATCACAAATTGAGCATGGGGAATTTCATCAATCCTTATAACATTTTCGGGCTCAACAAGACCCATCTCAATTGCACATTTTACACATTTCTCTCCTAAAAGATTTCCTATTGTTGCCAGGCTTAAATTTTTCTTTAATAGCTCTTCATCTCCAAGAATATCCTTATAAAATCTTTCCGAAACCCTGAATTCTATCTCATTATTTCTAAGGGTTTTTCCCAAAAGTTCGGCATCGCATGCAGCAAGAAGCACATCATTTCCTACTTTATATATTTTCATAGAAATACTATTCATTTGTGATCCTGTATCTTCCATTTTTTGGCTCATATATTATTCCCTCCCTCCTCATTTTTGCAATCAAATTTTCAACAGTTTCTCTATTCATCCCATATTCACTTGCCCTAAAAACTATTTCTTCAACACTTGCGGCTGAGCCACTTTCCCTGCATATATCCCTTATTAAATCCGTAAGAATGACCATTTTATCTTTCTGGCCTTTCGATATGCCTGTCTCAATTCTATCGATATTAAACATTTCAAACTCTTCTTCAAGCCCCACCTTTGTTAGGAAATATTCCACAATTCTTATTGCTCTTTCCGCATCCTCCTCAGTTACAACATTTGAGAGGCGCATCCTGGCAGACGCCTCCGCAATTCTTATAAAAGCCTCAAGCTGGCGGGGAGTGAAGGGAATTACTTCTCTGGATTTTCCCCTCATTTCTACATAGTATTTTTTAATTTTTTCCATTGCCTCAACAGTCATTTCTGGAAATACATTTCTTTTTGCATATGCAACATATTTTCGCAGAAACTCCGGCTCAAAAAATGGCTTCATTTTCTCTATTTCCAGATTTTTCTCTTTTTGCAATCTCTCTCCATATTTGTGCGCTTCTAATATATGGGTTGCCATTTCCTCGTCTCTTGTTCTATCTGGTTTATCAGTTAAAGGAAAAATTAAATCA encodes the following:
- a CDS encoding HAD family hydrolase; this translates as MGRKFLFVDRMKVISFDLDGTLVSTDYVDAVWLERIPEIYASRYGISFEEAREYVEKEYLKIGPEALEWYDLDYWIEKFDLNAKSEDILKSCIEKLYLYTDASEILEKFSKKYELIILSNASHKFIEIETDFLGIKKYFRNIFSSVSDFKKTKKDEDVYKKVCKIIGKNSSDVVHVGDNYEFDYVVPSKVGIKAFYLDRKENMNGENIIKNLLELEEKINF
- a CDS encoding DUF424 family protein — protein: MNSISMKIYKVGNDVLLAACDAELLGKTLRNNEIEFRVSERFYKDILGDEELLKKNLSLATIGNLLGEKCVKCAIEMGLVEPENVIRIDEIPHAQFVII